One window from the genome of Anolis sagrei isolate rAnoSag1 chromosome 4, rAnoSag1.mat, whole genome shotgun sequence encodes:
- the ID4 gene encoding DNA-binding protein inhibitor ID-4 has product MKAVSPVRHPNRKALASGCCCGGGGGGGGGGGGSDGGGGGGGSDLPLGFLADPGCLKGSPSLLGEAEEPAALCLQCDMNDCYSRLRKLVPTIPPHKRVSKVEILQHVIDYILDLQLALETHPALLRQQQQQQPAPQQQQPPPAPHQAPRTPLTALNVDPAGAVNKQGDSILCR; this is encoded by the exons ATGAAGGCGGTGAGTCCGGTCCGGCACCCGAATAGGAAGGCGCTGGCCAGCGGCTGCtgttgtggaggaggaggaggcggaggaggaggaggaggaggcagcgatggaggcggaggaggaggaggaagcgatCTCCCTTTGGGCTTCCTCGCCGATCCGGGCTGCTTGAAAGGAAGCCCCTCGCTGCTGGGCGAAGCGGAGGAGCCGGCCGCGCTGTGCCTCCAGTGCGACATGAATGACTGCTACAGCCGCCTCCGGAAGCTGGTGCCCACCATCCCGCCCCACAAGCGGGTCAGCAAAGTGGAGATCCTCCAGCACGTCATCGACTACATCCTCGACCTGCAGCTCGCCCTCGAGACGCACCCGGCCCTCctccggcagcagcagcagcagcagccggccccccagcagcagcagccgccccCGGCGCCCCACCAAGCGCCCAGGACCCCGCTCACCGCCCTCAACGTCGACCCG GCTGGCGCTGTGAATAAGCAAGGGGACAGTATTCTGTGCCGCTGA